Part of the Calorimonas adulescens genome is shown below.
TACCATGCCCCCGACTGTAAACATGGAGAGCACAACCCCAGCCGAGGCTGCATTCCCCAGATTGCCCGTTATTATTATCGTCGACATATTTACCAGCATTGGATAGTTAAGCATTGTAGCAATTCCAAACAATAAGGATATTATATATATCACAGTTGGCATCTTTATTTTTTCTCCGGCTGCCTGCACTTCCCTTTCCGGTTCTGGAAGCATAAATAAGACAATAACAAGAGAAATTATACCCAGAAGATGAGCTAGAAAAGCATAGTGCCAGTTGATTGAACATAAAATGGCTCCAAGCATTTGTAATACTATACCACCAATGTTCATTACAATGGTAGATAAGCCAAGCATGTTAGCCCTCTCCTGGCCATCAAAGAGCTTCAGGATAAGAGCATTCCCCAGTGGGGATATTATACCGAGACCGATTCCAAAAACGGCCCTTGAAATCAGTATAGCCGTAAAATCGTTCATAAATGCGGGGGCAGTTCCTGCAATCACGAAAAGCAGTATGCCGACAATTAACAGTGTCTTGTATCTCATTTTATTGCCCGCCAGCATTCCTGCCAATACCGTAGATGGAATTATGAACAGGGATGGCAGTGTGGATACCAACAAAATCGTAGTAAAGTCGATTTGCGGGAAAGCTT
Proteins encoded:
- a CDS encoding MFS transporter, which gives rise to MNKNKNLVTIAVMSIYFIAMGIGTITPAIQNIAEAFPQIDFTTILLVSTLPSLFIIPSTVLAGMLAGNKMRYKTLLIVGILLFVIAGTAPAFMNDFTAILISRAVFGIGLGIISPLGNALILKLFDGQERANMLGLSTIVMNIGGIVLQMLGAILCSINWHYAFLAHLLGIISLVIVLFMLPEPEREVQAAGEKIKMPTVIYIISLLFGIATMLNYPMLVNMSTIIITGNLGNAASAGVVLSMFTVGGMVAGAIFGKLYQYTNRFAISVGLLIVSIGAGFVYYANNLVLLTVGATLVGIGFSIVMPAVMMIIGMVVPPAGFAAASGILMAFMNLGGFVSPYYIDLLAKISGQDPVRFPIFFEMVVYGIAAAVYTLARLKAPAATAGPGA